Within Desulfobacter sp., the genomic segment TCCAGACCACCTACGCCCAATGGTTTGAAATGGTGGACCGGGCCTACGATAAAATGCCCGGCCCCAAAACCGACAGGGAAGCCAAGGCCCGGTTCCTGGTGGCGGTGGTGGACGGTTTCATCCTCCAGACCCAGCTGGCGGTCAAAAAAACCGACATTGATGATATCGTCCGACTGGCCCTGAAGGTGATCCGGGAATAACAATTTCCCTTAGGCTGCCGCACATAGAATTCGGGTTCAACCGTCAGATTCATATTTTGAGGATTGTGATAAACAAAAACAGCCGGTAAAAAGGGAAAGGATGTTCCTTATTTTACCGGCTGTTTTTTGTAATGTATTTACTGCTATTTTTTTATTAGAAGAGATACTGGAATCTTACACCCACGATGTCGAGGTCGTCATCACCGGCAAGATCGCCATCACTATCCGCATACTCGTCGTAATCAACATTGAGATAGTTCATTTTGATCATAAAATTATTGTTAATGTACCAGTTGAGCGCAATGGTAATTGCATCGGCGGAACCACCCTCAACACCTGCAGAAAGATCATTCAAATCAAGATTTGAATAACGCAGGGCAACTTCCCATGCCCCCCATTTGCCGGTGGGTACAATGGGGCCAAACTCGGCATCATCAAGATTGTAAGGACGCTGGTCATCTGTGATAAAATAGGAGACCATGGCATACCAGCCGTCAAATTCCGGTTCAGTATTGCCGGCGTAGCGGTTGAGCTCACTCTTCACGTATTCTGTCTGAAAGGAAAAATTATTCCATTTACCGGCGAGTTCAAGCCCGTAGGTAGTAATATCCTCAACCGCATCAATATCACCGGTATCAAGGAATTTATAATCTACAAAATGGGCTTCCGGTCTTACTTTAATCTTATACTCGTCACCATCACTTTTTGCCGGTTCATGATTCATATAGTTTAAACCAATGTGCAAAATGGTGCTGTTGTCATCCGTCACAATGGGGCGTCCCACCAAACGGGCTGAATAACCATAGGGTTCTGAGCGTTCTGCTTCTGAGGCGTATTCTTTGTCCTGGTCCAATTCATCGCCAAAGATGGAAAGGCCTGCAAAATAATACTTGTCCCAGTTCGTGGCACTGAATCCAATGCGCCTGCCAGGTGAAAAGGCATCGGAAACCATGGATCGTTCCATGAAAGTTATCCAGCGGGAGGTGGTCACTTCGTCCATATTGAAATTGGGTTTATGATTACCCAGTTTCAGTATGGTGTTGGGCAACCCATTGTAGGAAATCCACATGTCTTTGATATCAAGTTCTTCATCGGCAAAATCAAGATCAAATTCACCCGCCCAGTCTTTGTACATCTTGGTTTTCAACGCCAGGCGTAGACGGCGGAATTCAGTGTTGGCAAAAAGATTATTTTCTTCTTTACTGTTATTTACAGCACCTGTATCCAGCATCATTCTACCATCAATTTTGTATTCAAAATTACCATCGGCAGATGTCATTTTAAGATAACTTTTTTCATGACTTGCATCCAGTGCGACCTTTTGGGTGCCGAGGGCGTCATTTTCGTCATACGCTTCACTACCCTTAATTTCGGCAAGCTCTTTTTTGGCGTCCCGGGCCTCCTGCTGGGCGACTTTAAGCTGGTTCCCCAAATCAATAATCATCTTGTGCAACTGTTCGTTGGTCGGTACGCCTGCGTATGTTGCGGCAGGCATGCCAAGGGCAAGCATTGCAATGGATGCAAATAATACAATTAGCTTTCTCATCTCGCGTTCCTTTTCTTTTTTGGTTTAAAAAAAACGTTCTACCCATATTGTCAGGATCTATATAATGAATTGGACCGGGATTCTAATTATGAGCCCTGATGATATCTATAAGATTTCGTTATGACTGGTTATTATACAGGTCTAGGTCAGGTGTCTTGAGACTTGACAAAGAAGGTGTCTCTAAAGATCTCAAAAAAAATCACGGTTCAAAGCCCCGCAGCGATCCCCTTGACTCTAAACACCCAAAGACTGCCGCCAGCCCTACAAAGAGAACTTGGAGCAGGCTTTATCGAATTTTGAAGAAAGTGAGGCCAGTTGATGGCAGTGTTGTGCCACTTGTTCGGCAATGCGGACATTATCCTTGGTCACCCCTTCAATCTGGGTTACCCCCCTGACGAGTTGGGCCGTTGACTGGGCCTGGTCCCGTGTTGCGCCGACAATAAGGGTAAGTTCGTCCGAAGTGGCATTAAAATGCTGAACAATGGACAATAGAGATTTTTCCGTCAAATTTAAAACCTGGTTTCCCTCGGCTATTTTTTCAAGTGAAACCTTAAACAGGGCGTTGCTTTTCTGGGCGGCATTGGCACTGGAGGCGGCAAGGGTTTTCACTTCTTGTGCCACAACGGCGAAGCCCCGGCCCAGTTCTCTTGCCCTGGCAGCTTCTATGGTGGCATTCAAGGCAATAAGATTGGTCTGATCCGCGATATTGGTAATATCCTGCATGGTTGCTGAAATATCTTTCCCCGAAACGCTGATGGCTTCCAGGGCCCTGACCAATTCGCGCATCTGCTGTTTTCCATCCTCTGCCACATGGAGTGCGGTGGCGGCCCGGTCGTTCACACTTGACGAGGCCTGGGCAGTCTGTCTGGTCTGGTCTTCGATCCTATGGATGGCATCGCCAATAGATGCAATGGCATCGGACTGTTCCGAAGCGCCCCGGGCCAGGTTATCCCCATCCGATAGAATGACCGGGATTATATCGGAAAGCGTGGTGGCGGCAGACTCAATGGCCTGAATCAACACCTTGAGATTGTCAACCATCCCGGCCAGGGCATTGCCAAGGACATCCCTGGGGCCGGCGGGTATCACACCCCTGGACAGATCTCCGGAAGCAATGGCGCCGACATTTTCCACCAGCCCTTTCTGGATCTGTATCAGTCTGTCCATGGCCTGTCCCATCACACTCAGTTCGTCCTGCCCCCGGGTAAGCGAGGTCCGCGCCTGGTCATCCAGCCCGCTGAGTTCTATGTCGCCTGAAGAAAGATCTTTTATGGCGGTTACAACGGTATCAATTTTGCGGGTAACGGACTGGACCAGACGCAGTATCAGGGCGGAAACCAAGCCGATGGCCGCCAGGGCCACAATACAATTGGTGAGCACCAGTACATTGGCGGCCCTTTGAATTTCTTCCTTATCCGTGGCGCTGACAATATACCAGCCGGTCTTGGGATCCTGGTGGACATATACTAAATAGGTTTGCCCATACTCGGAAAAGGTAACCGGCCCGTCGGTTTCAGCCAGAAATTTATCAAGGTCCAGTTCCACAGGCTTTCCAGAGGCGAGGGCCCGGTGGGCCAGGACTTTGCCCTCTCGGGTTAAGATAAAGGCATTGGAGTTGGGATCGTTGCGAGTAATATCCACATATTGTTCATAAAATTCACCCAGCGGAATACTGATAAAGATCACCCCTTTTCCAGACGCCACTTTCAGGGCGAAGGTGACAAGGGGCTTGCCGTCCACCCGGCTGTTGCGGGGCTTGGAGATCACCACCCCGGACTGGTGGAGGGCCTCCTGGAAAAAAAGCATGTCTGAATACTCTTTTCCGATCCGGTTTTCATTGCTTCCGGCAATGGCAACGCCTTTCCAATCCAGCAGGGCAATGTTCCTGAAACCGAACTGGGATTTCATCTCTTTCCAATTCAAATTCAAATCGGGTCTGGCCGCAGGGTCTGATATGGCTTTTGCGACAAAAGGGCTGGCAGCAATGGAGGACAGCAGGTTTTCGTGAAATTCCCTCCAGTGGCTGACGTTCATGCCCATAAAGGCGCCGCTGCCTGCAATTTTCCTCTCTGCCGCCCGGGTCAGGGCCTTGAGGCTGCTGTGGGTCACAAAAAAGGAGGACACAACAAACCCGATGATGACGGCAGGGATCAGGATAATGAGAAACCTTATTTTTAGACTCCCGGACATCCGGCGTTTAAGCGTTCCGAACATATTACCTCTCAAAAATTACTATTATTTTCACAGGGCCGCACAGGACCAGTCCGACTCCGCCTTATTTGAATTCTTTATTGAAGACAGAAATTTTGGAACAGATCGGCGGGGGGAACATGCTGGCAGGGAGGGGCAGCAAGCTGCCCGGCCCAAGGAGGAAACCATTGGGCAGCTTGCCTGGCGGAGGGAACGGTCCGTGAACTACATCTTCAATACGTTTTTCGCAGCTTTCAGGTAGTTTACGTTTTCCAGTTCACCAATTTCCAGGGCCTTGATGGCTTTTTTCATTCCCTCATAATCTTCACTCTCCACACAGGCGGTTTCGATGAGGGCACCGTTAAAGAGGACTTTTCCGTATTCGCAGATCATGCCGTCCACGGAAAAGCCGTATCTTTCTTTTTGAACGTCAACGGCGGCAAGATCTGCATTGGTATCCACCATGGAGATAAATTCATCAAGGGTATATGTTGCCTTGTCCAGAACAACCTCGACGAGAAGGTTTTCAAAGATTTTTCCCAACTCTTCCCTGTTCACCGGGAACTGGAATTTTCCCCTGGGCTGGAAGACTTCGTATCCGTCCTGGGTTTCGCTTACTTTGGTTTTAATATCCAGCAGCCCGTCGCGGATCTTGACATTGGCCTCATTGGTGAGCCGGGAAACAATATACGTTTCGCTGCTGGTTCTGATTTTGAACAGCTTGGCCTGGGCTTTCCACATGGACTGGGTCACAATGTCCAGAATGTTCTGTCCAAATACTCTGAATTCAGCCCTGGGCACAAGTTTTTCTGCATCTTCCGCTGAGGTGGCTGCGTTTTTCTCAAATACATCTACCATGATTCTTACTCCGTTATTTTAGTTATGGGGTTATTTTTAAGGCCCTCCGGCATTTGCGCCCGGGCCAGTTTCTTTTCTAGGGCAGGGGGCGGGGATAGCGTCTTTTGGGACGTATACACCTCCTGCTGAAATACATTTTGAATAAAAAATAAAGATATGAAACTCACCACTGCGGCAATGACAGGGGTGGTGACCCATCCGCTGACAATTCCTCCCACGATCTTCCATTTCACGCTCCAAAAGCCTTTCTTTAGCAGGCCGATGCCGATAACAGCGCCCACCACAGCCTGGGAACTGGAAACCGGAACCAGGGGAATTGAGGGCAGGCCGTTGCTGGCCAGAAAGGTTTCCAGGGATTGGGAGGAAAAGAGGAAGAGGACGATGGAATGCGCCCACACCACAACGCTTGCCGCAACAGGGGTAAGCTCCACAATGCCTTCCCCCACGGTCATCATTACCTGTCTGGAATAGGTGAATACCCCCACGGCAATGGCGATGCCGCCGATGAGGAACAATTGCTGGGCCGGTGATAGGGAAAAGGGGCCGATAAAAAGCGTTTCAAAGGGGGATACCGGCAGAAATACGCCCATTACATTGGCGATATTATTGGCCCCCAGGGCATAGGATCCGCATATGCCGGCAACCAATAAGGACCATCTCGTATACAGATCCAGCCGGAACATGTGGATTCTGCATGTATTGATAAAAAGGGCGGACAACTGGTACAGGACAACCGCTATGATCCCGGAAAGCACCGGACAGACCAGCCAGGTCATGGCAATCTTGGTCAGGGCGGCCTGATCAACGGACGATCCCGAAAAAAGGTTCCATCCGATGATGGCCCCCACAATGGCCTGGGAGGTGGAGACGGGGAATCTGGCCTTGGTCATCAAATACACGCTCAAAGCCGCTGAAAACGCCACAATAAACGCCCCGGCAATGGCATTCACGGCCCCAAGCTTGCCCAGAGTATGCGAAGCGCCTGCCCCGCTCATCACGGCGCCTAAAATCACAAAGATACTGCAGCAGACGGCGGCCGTCCTGAACCTGACCATTTTGGAAGCCACTGCCGTACCAAACACATTGGATGCGTCGTTTGCCCCCAAAGACCACCCTAAGAAAAGGCCGGAGGTTAAGAAGAATGAAAACATGGGATTTTCCTAGAGGGTCCGTTTAATGACGTAAATGTTCATCCGGTCAGCGACATCCTCCGCCCGGTCAGAAATTTTCTCGATATGCCGGGCCAGATCGCTTAAAAGCATACGCTGGCTTAACCTTAAGTCCTCTTTCCTGAAAAGTGCGGCCCTCAGACGTGTTGATATCTTATCGCACTCCGTTTCCCAGAATGAGACCTTGTGCAGATGGTCCCTTACGGACGAAATATCGGCAAAAAAGGCCCGTGCCGATTTGACAATGGCCTCCACAGAGGCCACGACCCCATCAATCAGCTCGCTAAAGTCATTGACGAACTCAAGGTTTATTTCCGGGCGTTCGATTTCAAACCGCCACAGCGCACCCTTGAACCGGTCCAGCAGAGAATCCATGTTCTCCAGCAGTTCCAGTACATCCCCCCTGGATTCGGGGATAAGGGTTTTGGTGTGGAGGTGCTCGATGATGGTCCGCTTCAATTCGTCCCCCTTGTGTTCTATAACCGAGATATCCGCCAGCACGCTGTCGAAATTTTCATACTCTCCCGTGAGATAACACCGTGCACCCTTTTGAAAAACGAGCCCGGACCGGCTGACCTGGTCCATGAAGTCATTGATCTGCTTTTCAATACCGGTTTCCCGGCTGATAATATTGAATTTCATAACGGTGGTCCCTTTTGACATGACTCTGACCCAGGCTTTCAATTGACCCTTGCAGAGCGTTTATGTTAAGTTGCAAACAAACGGTCATTGTCTACCACGCGCCACTCCCCAATGTTAAATCATCATTAAAAATGGAGGCCATAAGCATTCATTATGAATCTCATGAACATTGATCACCTGAAATCCTTTTTCATGGTGGCCAAAGTCGGCAATTTCACCAAGGCCGCAAATGCCCTGTTTTTGACCCAACCGGCTGTGAGCCAGCATATCCAGGCCCTGGAACATTTCTACGATACGGTCCTCTTTGACAGGACCGGGAAAAAAATTATGCTGACCCGCCATGGAGAAATTCTTTTCGAACAGACAGAAGAATTGCTTATGAAATTCCAGGAAGTGGAGACCATTTTCATGGACATGAAAAACATGAGCCGGGGCCGGCTGGACATTGCTTCATCCGCCGTGATCAGCGCATATATGCTCCCCGACATCATTGGTCTTTACCATAGCACCTACCCGGATATTGAACTGAATCTTCGGGGGGGCAACACCCACAAGACCACCCTTATGGTCCTTGAGGGACAGGTGGATTTCGGGTTTGCCGCAGGACCTGCCAGCCGGTATCCTGAAGTTGAGGCGGTTTGTGTTCACCAGGAAAAGATGGTTGCCGTGGTATCGGGGAAGAGTCCCCTGGCTCAGAAATCTCAGGTTTCCATATCCGACCTCAAACGCATACCCTTTATCACCCGGGAACACGGCACTCAGACCCGGCAGATTGTCTCCGCCTGGTTTTCAGAGTACAAAACGGATAAATCCCATTTGAAATTCATAGAGCTTGAAAATGTGGAATCGGCAAAGCGGATCGTTGAAAAGGGATTCGGTATCACCGTTATCCCCGAATCCGCGGTAAAAAGGGAGTTGGCCTCAGGCCGGCTGGCCCGGGTCAACTTAAAGGGATTCGAGGGGAATGCGGCCTTTTACCTTCTCTACCACAAGTACAGGAACCTTTCCGTCGCCGCCAAAACCTTTTTATCCATGCTGCCGGAAATGTTTAACTGTGAGGAGACCCTGGCTTCAAAATTAAACATCCCTGCCCGGAAGGACATATCTTCAAAATAGCACCCCGGGGTGAAAAGACACTCCCGGGGCCGCATATGGTTCTCCCTTAAATTTAAAGCATCAAAACCGGGTACGGCCGCCAGGCATTCCTACCTGAATCATAAGAATTGATTATACCTTCCATAGGGGATTCGAATTTGACCCGACAGATACGGATCTTTTATATTTCGTAAAATCAGCTATGACAAATTTTAAATATAACAATAAAGATATAACAGGAGAAAATATGCCCAAATCAATCAACCAATATCTTCTCGAAGCGAGAACCAACATCAAGGACAAACCCATTGACCTTCTGGTCATGGGAAACGAGGCTGCAGACCTCGACTCTATGGCATCTGCAATTGTCTTTGCCTATATCCGGTCAAAAGCACAGCCCGATAAAACCATTGTCCCTCTCATGCCCATCGTGAGAGAAGATTTCAAACTCAGGACTGAAGCCGTATACGTATTTGAAAAGGCTCAAATTGATCTTGACTGTCTCATTTTCCTGGATGAAATGCCCCAGACCTTCATGGACCACGTAAACCGCATGGCCATTGTGGATCACAACAAACTGCCCGGCGCCTTTGAAGGCCACGGAGACAAAGTACAGATGATCGTGGACCACCACAAGGAAGAAGGGCTTTACGAGAATGCTGAGATCCGCGTCATTGAACCGGTAGGCTCGACAGCCTCCCTGGTGGGTGAAATGCTGATCAAAGAGTTTCCCAAGCTTATGGACGCCCAGATTGCCATGCTTCTTACGGGCACCATTCTTCTGGATACAGTGAATCTGGCTCCGGAAGCCGGGCGGGTTACAAATAAGGATACTGAGATCGCCCTCACCCTCATGAAACATTGCACCCTGGACCAGAATCCGTATTTTGAGGGGGTTCAGAAAGCCAAATTCGACACCGCCAGCCTGACGACAACCGACCTTTTGCGAAAGGACTACAAGGAATTTAAATTCGGGGATATCAGATGCGGCATTGCCTCTGCCCTGCTGTCCATGGCCCAATGGACAAAAAAAGACAATGAACTTTGCATCGGATTTGAAAGCTATGCACGCCGCCGGAATCTGGACGTACTCCTGTCCATGAATGCATATACAGATCCGGATTTTAACCGGGATCTTGCCGTTTATTGTATTGATGAGAGTGCCCATGACAAGCTGATCTCATTTCTCCAGAAAAAGGGGCTGGAACTGAAGAACCTCGTTTTTGACGGCCAAAAGCCCTGCCTGGAAGGCAAAATCACCTTCTATTCCCAGGCAAATCTCGGAATATCAAGAAAAAAACTGTCCCCTATGATGGATGACCACTTCACGGCTTAGCCTCCGCCAGGCCTCCGGACGACCTTTGTCCGGTGGCCTTTTTTCAATCTTGGACACCTCACTATTCCGTATATGCTATCCTTTCCCACGAAAAAATGATCCATGAATTTATAACCATCCACGGCAAGTTTCAGTTTGAAATCAAACAAAAACTGTTTTTCCGTCCGTCAGAGAAGAAGCGGAAGTATGAAATCGAGACGCTTTTTTTCATACCCAATTCTCTGGGGATAAATGAACGGAACTATACCAAGCAAATGTTTTACAGCCGGCTGAAAAATTATATTCGCTTAAGAATCCCTGACATGCCCGGCTCTGCACCTGCCCCCAACATCTTCATGGCAAAGGTCATTTCCGCCCTGGACCGGATCAATGAAAAAGATAGCAGGGCCACCCGGACCACCTACCGCCATGCCGTAAAAATATATGCCTTGATGGTAAAAAAACAATTGAGAATGGATGTCATTAAAGGGAAGGCACTGCCTGCCGAGGAGCTGAGCCCCCAGGTTCATGAGACCCTGAATAAGGCAGGCCTGGGCGCCGATCTTCTGCGAACCCATGAAACAACCCATGGTCATAAACTGGATAATGACTCACGCAGGGTCCTGACCTATTGCAACGAATATATCAGCATGTGCCTGGCTTATTATTTGTTTCGGCTTCTTGATCTGGCCTCCTGGAATTGTGAAGATGAAGATCACGCAAATCTTAGGGAAAAAATATTAAGCCGGATCCAAAGCGAGCTGGATTACCAAAAACTATTCGGCGACACCTCGGGAAAAGCCACCAATAGGGACAGCGAAACGCTGATCTATAAGTGGAATATACTAAAAAAATATGTCAGCAGCCCGCTTCATTTAGAAATCAGGCATAAAAAAGAAGGCACCCTCCTATTCCAGCTGATCTCGAGCCTGGCCGCTGCCTTGGCGATGATTTTTGCAACTGCCGTGGCATTTATTTGGCAGGACACCTACGGGGCACTCAGCCCACCGCTTTTCCTGGCCCTTGTCATCGGATATGTGTTTAAGGATCGGATGAAAGAGGCCATACGGAATTTTTTATCGGCAAAACTGAAAAGAACCCTCTCTGACCGGCAGCAATTTGTCTATCAGAATTTTTCAACCCTCATCGGAAGATGCCGTGAAAATTTTTATTTTATTGAGGATTCCCAAATTCCCAAATCCATAATGAAGCTCAGAAACAAAACCCATCTGGTGGATATTGAAAATTCCTTTAGGAGTGAAACCATTATGTATTACCGAAAAGAAATTTTGATGAAACCCAGGGCAATAGGTCAGGCCTGGGACGGTCTTATTGATATCACCCGCCTGAATATCAGCGACTTTCTCAATAATATGGACGACCCCAAGCATACCATGTATGTCCCTGATAAAGATTCCTACCAAAAGCTGTCAATCGATAAGGTTTACCACATGAACATGATCCGTTGCCACAGGATCGGGAATAAAAAAATCTGCAAACGATTCAGGATCGTATTCAACAGAGACGGCATCAAACGCATAGACCACATCATTCCCAATGAAGGGAGCGGTTCATAAGATATACTTATATATTCTACAATAGGTTATTATTTGTATTTGCAGGTCATATACGAGATAAAACGGATAAAAAAACAGCCGTGGCGCGCTCAAAGCATATAAACACCATAAGCGTAATGAAATTACAGGCCCATTTATTCAAGGGCCGCCCAAAGGAGAAAAAATGGGTCCGAAAATGATAACGGATACACCGGCGACCAGACAATTTGATCCACTGGACATGAGCAACTATACCCTCGAAAGGCTTCCCGTGCTGCCGACAGGCCCGATTATGGCACTGTTAAAAAAAATCGGCCTGCCCATGGCAGTGTTATTCTTCTGTTTCTTTCATTTCAAATTTTGCGGATCATTCGAGTCTTTTGAGGTGCAGACAAAAGTGCCGCCCCAAAGCTGTTATACCATGCTCGGCATCTTCGGTGCATCATTGATTCTCTGGATCACAGAGGCAATCCCCAACTACCTGACCTCCCTCATCCTGATCGTCTTGGTGGTCACCACCGGCATTGTTGAAGAGAAGACAGCCTATGCCTATTTCGGCCATAAGGTAATGATACTTAACATTGCAAGCTTTATCCTGGCCAGCATGCTTGTCTCCTGCGGCCTGGCAAAACGCATCGCGCTGAAATTCATTCTCAAGGCAGGCCACAAGGCAACCCCTGTTTTCTGGAGCTTTTTGCTCCTGAACATCATCCTTGGGGCCTTTGTCAGCGCAACAGCCGCAAAGGCGGCACTCTTAATGCCCCTGTTCATGGTGATCAGCGCCATTTACGGCGCCAACGGCGGTGACAACCGCAATAATTTCGGACGAAACCTTGTACTCCAGAACCTGCTTGGCATCAATGTTTCCTGCAGCGCCTATATGACAGGGTCTGCAGCAAACCTGGTTGCGGCGAGCATGCTCATCGGCGCCGGGGCGAATCTTTATTACATGGACTGGTTCATGGCGTTGGCCCCTTTGGCGCTGATCGTCTGCGCCTTTGGATGGTGGTTGGGAACACACTTTGTCTTTCCCCTTTCAGAAACCGAAAAATCGCCATCCATCAAGGGCGGCCTAAACCGCTTGCAGGAAGAATTGGACGGCATGGGACCGTTTTCGGTAAATGAGATAAAATCCGCGATTATCTTTCTATGCGTTCTCGCGCTATGGGCCACGGATAAACTCCACGGAATCAGCGCCACCGCGGCTGCATTGATCGGTGCAATCGCCGCATTGATGCCCGCTTTTTCAGGATTACCAAAAATCGGATCCATAAATTGGAACGACACCGATATTCCCTGGCATCTCCTATTGTTCAGTTTTGGTGCATATGTACTAGGCGGGGGGATAAAAACCACCAATATTGTTGCCATCGGCATTACCAACCTTTTTGAGGCCTTTGGCATTGGACAGGATGCCCCTAAACTCCTTATTTTTCTGCTGCTGAGCATTCTGTTTGCCTTCAGCTCAATACTCAATCAGAGCAAGACCGCCAGAACAATCATATTCTTTCCCATCATCATCGGTATCGCCCAGAAGTTTGGATGGGATGTTCTGGGATTTGGCCTGCCCATGGCCTTTCTCATCAACCAGGTTTATGTTTTGTATTTCAACAGCAAACCTGCCACGATTTGCTACCTGAGTAATCATTATTCCAGCTGGGAATCCTTCAAATACGGAATAATCATGCTCACAACCGTCTGTCTGCTGCTGATTCCATGGACCCAGTACATTATGCCATTAATGGGGTTTGACAGTCAGCTATGGTAAGAAAGACCATTTGCTGTCTTGCGTAAAGCCATTTGAATATCGGATCTATCCTTTTTTGCCTGGCCCGGGTGGGGTGGCTGTGCCATCAGATTGCGATTTTTTAGCGGGTCTCATGAAACGGAGCGAGAAAAGCCTTTTTATCTGAGGACCGAAGGCCGCAGTTGCAGGCTTTTCCGCGCAGAGGAATTAGACCCGCTTAGAATTGTTCAATCAGGCCTGCCATCCCATCCGGGCCGTTGGTCATTACACGTCAAAAATGGGG encodes:
- a CDS encoding DHH family phosphoesterase; the protein is MPKSINQYLLEARTNIKDKPIDLLVMGNEAADLDSMASAIVFAYIRSKAQPDKTIVPLMPIVREDFKLRTEAVYVFEKAQIDLDCLIFLDEMPQTFMDHVNRMAIVDHNKLPGAFEGHGDKVQMIVDHHKEEGLYENAEIRVIEPVGSTASLVGEMLIKEFPKLMDAQIAMLLTGTILLDTVNLAPEAGRVTNKDTEIALTLMKHCTLDQNPYFEGVQKAKFDTASLTTTDLLRKDYKEFKFGDIRCGIASALLSMAQWTKKDNELCIGFESYARRRNLDVLLSMNAYTDPDFNRDLAVYCIDESAHDKLISFLQKKGLELKNLVFDGQKPCLEGKITFYSQANLGISRKKLSPMMDDHFTA
- a CDS encoding methyl-accepting chemotaxis protein codes for the protein MFGTLKRRMSGSLKIRFLIILIPAVIIGFVVSSFFVTHSSLKALTRAAERKIAGSGAFMGMNVSHWREFHENLLSSIAASPFVAKAISDPAARPDLNLNWKEMKSQFGFRNIALLDWKGVAIAGSNENRIGKEYSDMLFFQEALHQSGVVISKPRNSRVDGKPLVTFALKVASGKGVIFISIPLGEFYEQYVDITRNDPNSNAFILTREGKVLAHRALASGKPVELDLDKFLAETDGPVTFSEYGQTYLVYVHQDPKTGWYIVSATDKEEIQRAANVLVLTNCIVALAAIGLVSALILRLVQSVTRKIDTVVTAIKDLSSGDIELSGLDDQARTSLTRGQDELSVMGQAMDRLIQIQKGLVENVGAIASGDLSRGVIPAGPRDVLGNALAGMVDNLKVLIQAIESAATTLSDIIPVILSDGDNLARGASEQSDAIASIGDAIHRIEDQTRQTAQASSSVNDRAATALHVAEDGKQQMRELVRALEAISVSGKDISATMQDITNIADQTNLIALNATIEAARARELGRGFAVVAQEVKTLAASSANAAQKSNALFKVSLEKIAEGNQVLNLTEKSLLSIVQHFNATSDELTLIVGATRDQAQSTAQLVRGVTQIEGVTKDNVRIAEQVAQHCHQLASLSSKFDKACSKFSL
- a CDS encoding LysR family transcriptional regulator, whose protein sequence is MNIDHLKSFFMVAKVGNFTKAANALFLTQPAVSQHIQALEHFYDTVLFDRTGKKIMLTRHGEILFEQTEELLMKFQEVETIFMDMKNMSRGRLDIASSAVISAYMLPDIIGLYHSTYPDIELNLRGGNTHKTTLMVLEGQVDFGFAAGPASRYPEVEAVCVHQEKMVAVVSGKSPLAQKSQVSISDLKRIPFITREHGTQTRQIVSAWFSEYKTDKSHLKFIELENVESAKRIVEKGFGITVIPESAVKRELASGRLARVNLKGFEGNAAFYLLYHKYRNLSVAAKTFLSMLPEMFNCEETLASKLNIPARKDISSK
- a CDS encoding inorganic phosphate transporter, whose amino-acid sequence is MFSFFLTSGLFLGWSLGANDASNVFGTAVASKMVRFRTAAVCCSIFVILGAVMSGAGASHTLGKLGAVNAIAGAFIVAFSAALSVYLMTKARFPVSTSQAIVGAIIGWNLFSGSSVDQAALTKIAMTWLVCPVLSGIIAVVLYQLSALFINTCRIHMFRLDLYTRWSLLVAGICGSYALGANNIANVMGVFLPVSPFETLFIGPFSLSPAQQLFLIGGIAIAVGVFTYSRQVMMTVGEGIVELTPVAASVVVWAHSIVLFLFSSQSLETFLASNGLPSIPLVPVSSSQAVVGAVIGIGLLKKGFWSVKWKIVGGIVSGWVTTPVIAAVVSFISLFFIQNVFQQEVYTSQKTLSPPPALEKKLARAQMPEGLKNNPITKITE
- a CDS encoding DUF47 family protein → MKFNIISRETGIEKQINDFMDQVSRSGLVFQKGARCYLTGEYENFDSVLADISVIEHKGDELKRTIIEHLHTKTLIPESRGDVLELLENMDSLLDRFKGALWRFEIERPEINLEFVNDFSELIDGVVASVEAIVKSARAFFADISSVRDHLHKVSFWETECDKISTRLRAALFRKEDLRLSQRMLLSDLARHIEKISDRAEDVADRMNIYVIKRTL
- a CDS encoding anion permease codes for the protein MTDTPATRQFDPLDMSNYTLERLPVLPTGPIMALLKKIGLPMAVLFFCFFHFKFCGSFESFEVQTKVPPQSCYTMLGIFGASLILWITEAIPNYLTSLILIVLVVTTGIVEEKTAYAYFGHKVMILNIASFILASMLVSCGLAKRIALKFILKAGHKATPVFWSFLLLNIILGAFVSATAAKAALLMPLFMVISAIYGANGGDNRNNFGRNLVLQNLLGINVSCSAYMTGSAANLVAASMLIGAGANLYYMDWFMALAPLALIVCAFGWWLGTHFVFPLSETEKSPSIKGGLNRLQEELDGMGPFSVNEIKSAIIFLCVLALWATDKLHGISATAAALIGAIAALMPAFSGLPKIGSINWNDTDIPWHLLLFSFGAYVLGGGIKTTNIVAIGITNLFEAFGIGQDAPKLLIFLLLSILFAFSSILNQSKTARTIIFFPIIIGIAQKFGWDVLGFGLPMAFLINQVYVLYFNSKPATICYLSNHYSSWESFKYGIIMLTTVCLLLIPWTQYIMPLMGFDSQLW